In a single window of the Pseudodesulfovibrio profundus genome:
- a CDS encoding HAD hydrolase family protein gives MSIHPQVTLLVRNVEKTAEFYEKSLGYDLVWDSLLLGPYGQSLRLLEVSLGMSEDVKGGGVALNVQVPDVQTAAEAIVAHGGTKCEGALAGQEMYTGLNGELIRLSARGIPGASRIRLVIYDFDGVMTDNRVFVDQKGVETVAAHRGDGMGIGMIRRLGMEQCIVSTERNDVVQARAKKIGIEAAHGVADKSSLVIQLAASKGLALSDVLFMGNDVNDAGAMGVCGFRAAPADSHPSILAMADYVTEATGGHGCIRELADALKASVRAEKGRQD, from the coding sequence ATGAGCATCCACCCACAAGTGACCCTGTTGGTCCGAAATGTCGAAAAAACGGCTGAATTCTACGAGAAAAGTCTTGGCTACGACCTGGTGTGGGATTCCCTGCTTCTGGGGCCTTACGGGCAATCCTTGCGCCTTCTGGAGGTGTCTCTGGGGATGTCTGAGGATGTGAAGGGAGGCGGGGTAGCGCTCAACGTGCAGGTGCCGGATGTTCAGACTGCGGCAGAAGCTATTGTGGCCCATGGCGGCACCAAGTGTGAAGGGGCGCTCGCAGGTCAGGAAATGTATACGGGATTGAATGGGGAGTTGATACGCCTCTCTGCTCGTGGCATCCCGGGTGCGTCCAGAATTCGGTTGGTCATTTACGATTTTGACGGGGTGATGACCGATAACCGCGTGTTCGTCGACCAGAAGGGGGTTGAGACCGTGGCTGCCCATCGGGGGGACGGCATGGGAATCGGCATGATCCGCCGCTTGGGGATGGAGCAGTGTATTGTTTCCACCGAGCGCAATGATGTCGTACAGGCCCGGGCCAAGAAGATCGGCATCGAAGCCGCCCACGGGGTAGCTGATAAGTCTTCTCTCGTTATCCAACTGGCCGCTTCCAAAGGGCTGGCGCTGAGCGATGTTCTTTTCATGGGCAACGATGTCAACGATGCCGGTGCCATGGGAGTCTGCGGGTTCAGGGCTGCACCTGCCGATTCACATCCTTCCATACTGGCAATGGCGGACTATGTCACCGAAGCGACCGGTGGACACGGGTGTATCCGTGAACTTGCCGATGCGCTGAAAGCCAGTGTTCGTGCGGAAAAAGGGCGCCAGGATTAG
- the buk gene encoding butyrate kinase, which translates to MRVFVINPGSTSTKLALYEGEHQLISREYRHDKTRMAQFSSVIDQLDFRMTAIRETLKEAGIDTASINGVAGRGGLLHPLEGGVYEVNETMLSDLSEARYGEHPCNLGAILANELALEWGVSAFIVDPVVTDEMMDIARLTGLPGVRRRSLFHALNQRGAARTVAARLGKPYDKLNCIVCHMGGGTSIGAHCQGKVVDVINALDGEGPFTPERTGGMPLLPMLDMIDRGDLSTERLREIIQREGGVYAHLGTNDMMDIENRVKAGEPEASEIFEAMAYGIARYASSLVPAFAASGKARRVDAIVLTGGLARCNPLVDRVADLTQTIAPVEAVTGDEEMAALAAGARRVLLKEEEAKTYTSAP; encoded by the coding sequence ATGAGGGTTTTCGTAATCAACCCCGGTTCTACCTCCACCAAACTCGCCCTCTATGAAGGCGAGCACCAGTTGATCTCCCGTGAATACCGGCATGACAAGACCCGCATGGCCCAGTTCTCCTCTGTGATAGATCAACTGGATTTTCGTATGACCGCCATTCGCGAAACACTGAAGGAGGCTGGCATCGATACGGCATCCATAAACGGAGTTGCCGGACGCGGCGGGCTGCTTCACCCCCTCGAGGGCGGGGTCTATGAAGTAAATGAAACCATGCTTTCCGATCTCAGTGAGGCGCGGTACGGTGAGCATCCGTGCAACCTCGGCGCCATCCTCGCCAACGAACTCGCCCTGGAATGGGGGGTATCGGCATTCATCGTCGATCCTGTCGTCACGGATGAAATGATGGATATCGCACGGTTGACCGGGTTACCCGGTGTCCGTAGACGCAGCCTGTTCCATGCCCTGAACCAGCGTGGCGCAGCGCGAACCGTGGCGGCACGGCTGGGAAAACCCTATGACAAGCTCAACTGCATAGTCTGCCATATGGGCGGTGGCACCTCCATCGGCGCCCATTGTCAGGGCAAGGTGGTGGATGTCATCAATGCGCTGGACGGTGAAGGTCCGTTCACCCCTGAGCGCACAGGCGGAATGCCCCTGCTCCCCATGCTCGACATGATCGACCGAGGCGACCTTTCCACTGAACGGCTCCGGGAGATCATTCAGCGCGAAGGCGGGGTATACGCCCACCTCGGCACCAACGACATGATGGACATTGAAAACCGAGTCAAAGCCGGAGAACCAGAAGCGTCTGAAATTTTTGAGGCAATGGCGTACGGCATCGCCCGCTATGCCAGCTCGCTGGTCCCTGCTTTTGCGGCTTCGGGCAAAGCCCGGCGTGTCGATGCGATCGTCCTCACCGGTGGGCTGGCACGGTGCAACCCGCTTGTGGATAGGGTTGCCGACCTCACGCAGACCATCGCTCCGGTGGAAGCGGTAACAGGCGACGAGGAGATGGCGGCGCTGGCCGCTGGGGCACGTCGAGTCCTGCTCAAGGAAGAAGAAGCCAAGACGTATACATCGGCCCCATAA
- a CDS encoding efflux RND transporter permease subunit, with product MVRELVRFTLAQKVFVNLLFILMMVVGTFCVFDLSVERYPDVRMGKVIISGFLPGASPDEVETLVTRKIEESLEDLENVEFIRSRSFRQRASVLVKFLDDTDYDALYDELRFRVLSIQNDLPDDMDPPAFTVISMSEWLPAISVNLTGDRSNRSLTLMAEEMKIPLQRIAGVKEVEIEGEFEREFHVSLDPQRLMRLGVTFDEVGKALEGANFSVPAGDFVSDSGEYVIVVDEKFRARDAIAKTIIRSDLDGSFVTVGDVMSSAGMDYRDPFVVSSVNGKDSVAIKIIKTPEGNALDIGAEVEKVVEAFRPVLEKEGVEPVLTQDQRTYINENINTLGSNLLVGIVLVCICIWIVMGFRNAMLTTVGVPFAFLVTMIIMWLTNNSLNEITLFSFVLVSGIIVDDAIVVVENIYRHVQEGKPLKEAVVAGTSEVFLPVIAATSTTVAAFLPMLIMSGSTGEFFALVPKAVSFAIAASIIECLFILPLHFLDWPGADKLKAEAKAHHGADPKFLVWLRHTTDRVVQVFLRHQWKSLTVVFGCFILAVVMLGVSVSGVMPLLRIKFFPDEYSLFYVSMEGPVGTDVYTSSEKAKEVSRMMTGFGPGTTKTASAFAGMDINDDYETVFGANRAIVIVELPAKEHQEFIDNPSNDPQLLLDTVREKTRKLETGGWTMRIWPEKGGPPAGKDVNIRVLGPDQDSVYALQEDVQNWVMGNESIAPYLLDFAPDTGSDNRVFRFSPVPSLVSEYGLTPAQVIALAGGILDGRFVGKFRAADEDIDLRMKIDKAYLSQPEDALDIPVLEDHEGPVRVGDLVEVESYREPGQLNRFQGQRAVTLTANIRAGSPITAPTVVHDVQAYYETIQDKYPGATISFAGEFESTGRSFTSLMYAFLIAILIIYTILACQFQSYAQPVIILSAVAFALTGVVFGTFLTRSLFTVNSFVATVGVTGVVVNDSLVLLDFINRLYASGLSRTEAIREGVRIRLRPILLTTLTTTLGLLPMALGIPYYSLVWGTMATTFVTGLCVATTLTLFIMPIEWDLLMRHKERKEAKRAKKLGLDQADAGL from the coding sequence ATGGTAAGAGAGCTGGTGCGGTTCACGCTTGCGCAGAAGGTGTTCGTCAATCTGCTGTTCATTTTGATGATGGTTGTGGGGACGTTCTGCGTCTTTGATTTATCTGTTGAGCGATACCCGGATGTCCGTATGGGCAAGGTCATCATCAGTGGCTTTCTGCCCGGGGCAAGTCCCGATGAAGTAGAAACCCTGGTTACCCGCAAGATAGAGGAATCACTGGAAGACCTGGAAAATGTCGAGTTCATCCGTTCCCGGTCGTTTCGACAGCGGGCATCGGTGCTGGTCAAGTTCCTTGATGATACAGATTATGACGCTCTGTATGACGAATTGCGTTTCAGAGTGTTGTCCATTCAGAATGACCTGCCTGATGATATGGACCCGCCCGCCTTTACTGTCATCAGCATGAGTGAATGGCTGCCTGCCATCTCGGTGAATCTAACCGGTGATCGCTCCAATCGTTCCCTGACGTTGATGGCCGAGGAGATGAAAATCCCGTTGCAGCGTATCGCCGGGGTCAAGGAAGTGGAGATTGAGGGTGAGTTCGAGCGCGAGTTCCATGTCTCCCTTGATCCACAACGCCTCATGCGCCTGGGAGTTACCTTCGATGAAGTGGGCAAGGCGCTGGAGGGGGCGAATTTTTCAGTACCTGCTGGTGATTTTGTCAGTGATTCCGGTGAATATGTCATTGTTGTCGATGAGAAATTCCGGGCCAGGGATGCCATTGCAAAGACCATAATCCGCAGCGACCTGGACGGTTCCTTTGTCACGGTGGGTGATGTCATGAGCAGCGCGGGCATGGATTACCGTGATCCGTTCGTTGTGTCTTCGGTCAACGGCAAGGACTCCGTGGCCATCAAGATCATCAAGACACCGGAAGGCAATGCCCTTGATATCGGGGCGGAAGTGGAGAAGGTCGTTGAAGCGTTTCGGCCTGTCCTCGAAAAAGAGGGAGTGGAACCGGTCCTGACACAGGATCAGCGCACATATATCAACGAGAATATCAACACATTGGGTTCCAACCTACTGGTCGGTATCGTTCTTGTCTGCATCTGCATCTGGATCGTCATGGGATTTCGTAATGCCATGCTGACAACGGTTGGCGTGCCGTTCGCGTTTCTCGTGACCATGATCATCATGTGGCTGACCAACAACTCCCTTAATGAGATCACGCTTTTTTCCTTTGTTCTTGTTTCCGGTATCATTGTGGACGACGCCATCGTCGTTGTGGAGAATATCTACCGGCATGTTCAGGAAGGCAAACCGCTCAAGGAAGCGGTTGTGGCCGGGACATCCGAGGTGTTCCTGCCGGTCATTGCCGCCACGTCGACCACGGTGGCCGCCTTCCTGCCCATGTTGATCATGAGCGGTTCCACCGGCGAATTCTTTGCTCTGGTGCCCAAGGCAGTATCATTTGCCATCGCCGCCTCCATCATCGAGTGCCTGTTCATCCTGCCGCTGCACTTCCTTGACTGGCCCGGGGCCGATAAGCTCAAGGCCGAAGCCAAAGCGCACCACGGGGCTGACCCGAAGTTCCTTGTCTGGTTGCGTCACACGACCGACAGGGTGGTGCAGGTTTTTCTCCGGCACCAGTGGAAGTCGCTGACGGTCGTTTTCGGCTGCTTTATTCTAGCCGTTGTCATGCTGGGGGTATCAGTCTCCGGTGTCATGCCGCTGCTACGCATCAAGTTCTTCCCCGACGAGTACAGCCTCTTTTATGTCTCCATGGAAGGCCCGGTTGGAACGGATGTCTACACATCTTCGGAAAAGGCCAAAGAGGTGTCGCGGATGATGACCGGATTCGGACCGGGAACCACCAAGACAGCATCCGCTTTCGCAGGCATGGATATCAACGACGACTATGAAACGGTTTTCGGAGCAAACAGGGCTATCGTCATCGTTGAGCTACCGGCAAAAGAGCATCAGGAGTTTATCGATAATCCATCGAACGACCCGCAGTTGCTGCTTGATACCGTGCGTGAAAAGACCAGAAAATTGGAGACTGGTGGGTGGACCATGCGCATTTGGCCGGAGAAGGGTGGACCGCCCGCCGGTAAGGATGTGAACATCCGTGTGCTTGGACCGGATCAGGACTCTGTATACGCCTTGCAGGAGGATGTGCAGAACTGGGTGATGGGTAACGAAAGCATTGCCCCGTACCTCCTCGACTTTGCGCCGGACACCGGTTCGGACAACCGTGTATTTCGCTTCAGCCCGGTTCCGAGTCTGGTGTCGGAATACGGTTTGACTCCGGCTCAGGTTATCGCCCTTGCCGGGGGAATCCTGGACGGGCGGTTTGTCGGTAAATTCCGGGCTGCCGATGAAGACATCGATCTGCGCATGAAGATCGACAAGGCGTACCTGAGCCAGCCGGAAGATGCGCTCGACATACCGGTGCTGGAGGACCACGAAGGTCCGGTGCGTGTGGGCGATCTCGTGGAAGTGGAAAGCTACCGGGAGCCGGGGCAGCTCAACCGATTCCAGGGGCAGCGTGCCGTGACGCTGACGGCGAATATCCGGGCGGGGTCGCCGATTACGGCGCCGACGGTGGTTCATGATGTGCAGGCGTACTATGAAACCATTCAGGACAAGTACCCCGGTGCAACCATCAGCTTTGCCGGTGAATTCGAGTCCACAGGGCGTTCGTTTACCTCGTTGATGTACGCTTTTTTAATAGCAATATTGATAATTTATACGATTCTCGCGTGTCAGTTCCAGTCCTATGCACAGCCGGTCATCATTCTTTCGGCAGTGGCCTTTGCCCTGACCGGTGTTGTGTTCGGGACGTTCCTGACCCGTTCACTGTTCACGGTTAACAGCTTTGTGGCCACGGTGGGCGTGACCGGTGTCGTTGTTAACGATTCCCTTGTCTTGCTGGACTTTATCAATCGGCTGTACGCTTCCGGTTTGAGTCGGACCGAGGCCATACGGGAAGGTGTGCGCATCCGGTTGCGGCCTATTCTGCTGACCACGTTGACCACGACCCTCGGCCTTCTTCCCATGGCGCTTGGTATTCCCTATTACTCGCTCGTTTGGGGAACCATGGCTACGACCTTTGTGACCGGCTTGTGTGTGGCAACGACGTTGACCTTGTTCATCATGCCCATCGAGTGGGATCTGCTCATGCGACACAAGGAGCGCAAAGAGGCGAAGCGGGCCAAAAAGCTCGGCCTGGATCAGGCTGATGCCGGACTGTAG
- a CDS encoding CheR family methyltransferase: MGSLFSKSVSLRKGLQISDDEFIQLRDFIYEKTGIFVDIKRKYLFESRFSKRIEQLGLTSFADYVTYLKFDTNKNRELNKLFELVTTNETSFYRDVKQLEAFTKNVLKQKLDEQRKAGKLELNIWSAGCSSGEEPYTLAMLILETLRLETPKWRIKITAVDLSQAMIDKAKNGLYQEYAFKTTPDDIRQRYFSKEADGWRIKPAVSRLVTFQQMNLNDRIALKRIPRSHIVFCRNVIIYFDQDMKKRVVSAFYDNLLPNGFLMLGHSETLHKISQTFKPIYHPGTIAYQKEG; this comes from the coding sequence ATGGGCTCTCTTTTCTCTAAATCAGTAAGCCTCCGAAAGGGCCTGCAAATCAGCGACGATGAATTTATTCAGCTGCGTGATTTCATCTACGAAAAAACCGGCATTTTCGTTGATATCAAACGAAAATATCTCTTTGAAAGCCGTTTTTCCAAGCGTATTGAGCAATTGGGTCTCACCAGTTTCGCCGATTACGTCACCTACCTCAAGTTCGATACCAATAAGAATCGCGAGTTAAACAAGCTGTTTGAGCTGGTAACCACTAATGAGACCAGCTTTTATCGTGACGTCAAGCAGTTGGAAGCCTTCACCAAAAACGTTCTCAAGCAGAAGCTTGATGAACAGCGCAAGGCCGGCAAGCTCGAACTGAATATCTGGTCCGCCGGTTGTTCTTCGGGAGAAGAGCCCTACACGCTGGCCATGCTCATTCTTGAAACCCTCCGCCTGGAGACCCCCAAATGGCGGATCAAGATCACGGCTGTCGACCTCTCGCAGGCCATGATCGACAAGGCCAAAAACGGTCTCTATCAGGAGTACGCATTCAAAACCACTCCTGACGACATCCGACAAAGGTACTTCTCCAAGGAGGCCGATGGGTGGCGAATCAAACCGGCTGTATCCCGCCTTGTCACGTTCCAGCAGATGAATCTCAATGACCGGATCGCCCTCAAGCGGATACCGCGGTCGCACATCGTATTCTGCCGCAACGTCATCATATATTTCGATCAGGATATGAAGAAGCGGGTTGTCAGCGCATTTTATGACAACCTGCTGCCCAACGGGTTTCTCATGCTCGGACACTCGGAGACACTCCACAAGATCTCCCAGACGTTCAAGCCTATCTACCACCCGGGAACTATCGCATATCAAAAAGAAGGCTAA
- the ilvN gene encoding acetolactate synthase small subunit, which produces MKRTLSALAKNQPGVLAELASEFGKSGANILSLAAGETENPEVSRIVLRIEGDDTAIDAAERYLDGLDAIIQIDDLSRKDFVDRELVMVKVAMSPGNTSQLMQIFEVFRANVIGMGQESITVELSGDQERIDGLIQMLVPYGIKSMCRSGMIALKRGDE; this is translated from the coding sequence GTGAAACGCACCCTGTCCGCACTCGCCAAGAATCAACCCGGTGTGTTGGCCGAACTGGCCAGCGAATTCGGAAAATCCGGGGCCAACATACTCTCGCTTGCCGCAGGCGAAACCGAAAACCCCGAAGTTTCGCGGATCGTCCTCCGAATCGAAGGGGACGACACTGCCATCGATGCCGCTGAACGGTACCTGGACGGGCTCGATGCCATCATCCAGATCGATGACCTGTCACGAAAGGATTTCGTTGACCGCGAACTGGTCATGGTCAAAGTCGCCATGTCCCCGGGCAACACCAGTCAGCTCATGCAGATTTTCGAAGTATTCCGGGCCAATGTCATTGGCATGGGGCAGGAATCCATCACCGTGGAACTTTCCGGGGACCAGGAACGCATCGACGGACTCATCCAGATGCTCGTTCCCTATGGCATCAAATCCATGTGTCGATCCGGCATGATCGCCCTGAAACGAGGGGATGAGTAG
- a CDS encoding HDOD domain-containing protein, with protein sequence MAVKRLDEIALGMVLASDLKAEDGRLLFAAGTTLEERHLTLLERIGCTEIDVEETAALTPEDQREVEEYVREFFLYANPDLAPVVALFHQTLEETGMAVAKGWELPDADTRRATNVEHMEDLFLRGMGSPETIVKHETELSSFPDIYFRIKEVLDDDSASADKIAKVVSTDMSLAAKLLKLVNSPLYGFSQTIDSVSRAVTLVGAKELSTLALGISAINYFKDIPPELVDMKSFWRHSITCGIFAKIIGDSQPSVASERCFIAGLLHDVGRLILFKKLPYAATEAMLFARENAIPLVEAERSVMDFCHTDISRPLLTAWKFPQKLSDMINHHHTPMEAEDQLEAAIVHVADNLANAADVAEGNMYVLPGIDKEAWDILGLDAEPFIEEAFTQYRQQIAIILGAFF encoded by the coding sequence TTGGCTGTCAAACGATTGGATGAGATTGCGCTGGGCATGGTTCTGGCTTCAGACCTCAAGGCTGAAGACGGAAGACTGTTGTTCGCCGCCGGCACCACGCTGGAGGAACGACATCTCACGCTGCTTGAGCGAATCGGTTGCACCGAAATCGACGTTGAAGAAACAGCGGCTCTCACCCCTGAAGACCAACGCGAGGTCGAGGAGTACGTTCGTGAGTTCTTCCTGTATGCCAACCCGGATTTAGCACCCGTGGTGGCATTGTTTCACCAGACACTCGAAGAGACAGGCATGGCAGTAGCCAAAGGATGGGAACTGCCGGATGCCGACACGCGTCGCGCCACCAATGTCGAGCACATGGAAGACCTGTTCCTGCGCGGCATGGGCTCACCCGAGACCATCGTCAAGCACGAAACCGAACTGAGCAGTTTTCCTGACATTTATTTCCGCATCAAGGAAGTGCTGGATGACGACAGCGCCTCGGCGGACAAGATCGCCAAGGTTGTCTCCACTGACATGAGCCTTGCTGCCAAGCTGCTCAAGCTCGTCAACTCGCCTCTTTACGGATTCTCCCAGACCATCGACTCCGTCAGCAGAGCGGTCACGCTGGTCGGGGCAAAAGAACTTTCCACCCTGGCGCTGGGCATCTCAGCCATCAACTATTTCAAGGATATTCCGCCGGAATTGGTGGATATGAAGTCCTTCTGGCGTCATTCGATCACCTGCGGCATCTTTGCCAAGATCATTGGCGACTCCCAGCCTTCCGTTGCTTCCGAGCGTTGCTTTATCGCCGGACTGCTTCATGACGTGGGACGGCTGATCCTCTTCAAAAAGCTCCCCTACGCGGCCACCGAGGCCATGCTTTTTGCCCGTGAAAACGCCATCCCCCTGGTCGAAGCCGAACGGTCGGTCATGGACTTCTGCCACACCGATATCAGCAGACCGCTACTAACAGCATGGAAGTTCCCGCAGAAGTTATCGGACATGATCAACCACCACCACACCCCAATGGAGGCGGAAGACCAGCTCGAAGCCGCCATTGTGCACGTGGCCGACAATCTGGCCAATGCAGCCGATGTGGCGGAAGGCAACATGTACGTGCTTCCCGGCATTGATAAGGAAGCGTGGGATATTCTCGGACTGGATGCTGAACCGTTTATCGAAGAAGCCTTTACCCAGTACCGGCAGCAAATTGCTATAATCCTCGGCGCTTTCTTCTAA
- a CDS encoding universal stress protein — MDRDDQNLRILLCIGGGPEAFTGLKFVHRLTETGCADIVLLYVRPVDSGLKSGGMEVRVARENLLDWGIELPGMAYLRQARDILSELGGIQEEVHEEWRHKELSGDPAGEFVRDYINPCGGIVSLRLRTASDITTTVVDEAKRFKADFVIVGGSPEPVEGLRRYLTPQQLALKIAAHTHCSIIVARHLEPGHGLLVCVQDSDTSREMLPEAIRYSRACDCPVSLLSVAAEPEEEPRARKAVEEADALFHANGVTPTEMLVETGDPAEVIAELGYDFSLIIMAESEKPWFARVFSVSHDVVARARNSVMIVK; from the coding sequence ATGGACAGGGACGACCAGAACCTGCGCATATTACTCTGTATCGGCGGTGGCCCGGAAGCGTTCACCGGCCTGAAGTTCGTCCACAGGCTCACTGAAACAGGCTGTGCAGACATTGTGCTGCTCTATGTTCGACCCGTAGACAGCGGGCTCAAATCCGGCGGCATGGAAGTCCGTGTTGCAAGGGAAAACCTGCTGGACTGGGGAATAGAGCTTCCCGGCATGGCCTATCTGCGTCAGGCCCGGGACATCCTGTCGGAACTGGGCGGAATACAGGAAGAGGTACACGAGGAGTGGCGCCACAAGGAGCTTTCCGGTGATCCGGCCGGGGAGTTTGTCCGTGATTACATCAATCCATGTGGCGGGATCGTGTCCCTTCGCCTGCGGACAGCATCGGATATCACCACCACTGTTGTGGATGAAGCCAAGCGATTCAAGGCAGATTTTGTCATCGTCGGCGGCTCGCCCGAACCGGTGGAAGGACTTCGGCGGTATCTCACCCCACAGCAGCTTGCACTCAAAATAGCGGCGCATACCCACTGCTCCATCATTGTTGCACGCCATCTGGAGCCGGGACACGGCCTGCTGGTCTGCGTACAGGATTCTGACACCTCACGCGAGATGCTCCCGGAAGCCATCCGGTACAGCCGCGCCTGCGACTGTCCGGTATCCCTTCTCTCTGTTGCAGCCGAGCCTGAAGAAGAACCAAGAGCAAGAAAGGCGGTGGAAGAAGCAGACGCCCTATTCCACGCCAATGGCGTCACTCCGACGGAAATGCTGGTGGAGACCGGTGATCCGGCTGAAGTCATCGCAGAACTCGGGTATGATTTTTCCCTGATCATCATGGCGGAATCCGAAAAGCCATGGTTTGCAAGGGTTTTCAGCGTATCACACGATGTAGTGGCCCGAGCGCGCAATTCGGTCATGATCGTCAAATAG
- a CDS encoding phosphate acyltransferase, whose protein sequence is MTSHAPVTSLDGLVRAVLEHTAGGPLPKVAIARSAEGHVLQAGVEAFERGVAEPILIGDIDETKRIAEAGNLDISAFRTIEMTDDQQAVDEAVRLFREGEAQFIMKGLVSTAQLLKGVLNKKTGVPNPGSILSHVAAFESPVDGRLMLITDPGVNIAPSMQRKAEILKNSLDVARKLGMTRPKAAILAATEKINYPAMPATLDGDILTKMSRQGEFGDAEVLGPLSLDLAMSREVAACKRFDNPVAGCADILVTPNIEAGNILYKALSTLCGRTMAAVVVGSQVPVVVPSRGDTDASKFHSIALASLLAQRSQ, encoded by the coding sequence ATGACCTCCCATGCTCCCGTTACCAGTCTCGACGGCCTTGTTCGTGCCGTCCTGGAGCACACCGCCGGTGGCCCGCTTCCCAAGGTCGCCATTGCCCGATCTGCGGAAGGACACGTGCTGCAAGCCGGCGTGGAAGCCTTTGAACGCGGTGTAGCGGAACCCATTCTCATTGGTGACATAGATGAAACCAAACGCATAGCAGAGGCAGGGAATCTCGATATTTCGGCTTTTCGCACCATTGAAATGACTGACGATCAGCAGGCGGTCGATGAAGCTGTGCGCCTGTTTCGTGAAGGCGAAGCCCAGTTCATCATGAAAGGGCTGGTCTCCACCGCTCAGTTGCTCAAGGGCGTACTCAACAAAAAGACCGGCGTCCCCAACCCCGGCAGTATTCTGAGTCACGTGGCTGCATTCGAGTCCCCTGTGGATGGCCGCCTGATGCTCATCACCGATCCCGGCGTGAACATCGCCCCGTCCATGCAGCGCAAGGCTGAAATCCTCAAGAACAGCCTGGATGTGGCCCGGAAGCTGGGCATGACCCGTCCCAAGGCCGCCATCCTCGCTGCAACGGAAAAAATCAATTATCCCGCCATGCCAGCAACGCTCGATGGAGACATTCTGACCAAGATGTCCCGTCAGGGTGAGTTCGGTGATGCCGAGGTGCTCGGCCCCCTCTCCCTTGATCTGGCCATGTCTCGTGAAGTCGCGGCCTGCAAGCGCTTCGACAACCCGGTGGCAGGATGTGCCGACATTCTGGTCACACCGAATATTGAAGCAGGCAATATTTTGTACAAGGCCCTGTCCACGCTCTGCGGCCGGACCATGGCTGCCGTTGTGGTCGGCAGTCAGGTACCCGTGGTTGTTCCCTCTCGTGGTGACACGGACGCATCAAAGTTTCACTCCATTGCACTGGCCAGTCTTCTGGCTCAAAGGAGCCAATAA